One region of Caldimonas thermodepolymerans genomic DNA includes:
- the nirB gene encoding nitrite reductase large subunit NirB, giving the protein MDKRKLVMVGNGMAGVRTIEELLKIAPDLYEITVFGAEPHPNYNRILLSPVLAGEQTLDEIVLNPLAWYDEHGITLHLGRKVVDVDRRRRIVIAEDGTTAAYDRLLLATGSTPFILPVPGKDLEGVMAYRDIEDTHAMIEAARKYRHAVVIGGGLLGLEAANGLLRRGMQVTVVHLHAWLMERQLDETAAKLLQQSLEARGLEFRMGTQTAALIGDRDGGLAGRVKAVRFQDGSEVPADLVVMAAGIRPNTELAEKIGLHCQRGVVVTDTMQTVTDPRIYAVGECAAHRGIAYGLVAPLFEQGKVCATHLAEFGIGRCTGSQVSTKLKVTGIDLFSAGDFMGSADTEEIVMSDPAGGVYKKLVLKDDRLVGACLYGDTVDGAWYFKLLREGRKVADIRDRLMFGESHIGDAGHEGHNRAAAMADSDEVCGCNGMTKGTICKAIKEKGLFTLEDVRRHTKASASCGSCSGLVEQLLMFTAGGDYSATPTKKAMCGCTDRSHDEVRRAIREHRLLTIADVYRFLEWRTPDGCASCRPAVNYYLISTWPKEAQDDPQSRFIDERSHANIQKDGSYSVVPRMWGGETTADELRRIADVVEKYRIPTVKVTGGQRIDLLGVKKEDLVHVWRDLGMPSGHAYAKALRTVKTCVGSEWCRFGTQDSTQMGKDLERALWRMYAPHKVKLAVSGCPRNCAEAGIKDVGVIGVDSGWEIHVGGNGGIKTEVAQFFCKVRTPAEVLEYCGAFLQLYREKGWYLERTVHFIARVGLDYVKRRVLEDHEGRKALWERLQFALDGEPDPWSEFDKARVDTRQFDPLTV; this is encoded by the coding sequence ATGGACAAGAGAAAACTGGTGATGGTCGGCAACGGCATGGCCGGCGTGCGCACGATCGAGGAACTGCTGAAGATCGCACCCGACCTCTACGAGATCACCGTCTTCGGCGCCGAACCGCATCCCAACTACAACCGCATCCTGCTGTCGCCGGTGCTGGCCGGCGAACAGACGCTGGACGAGATCGTGCTGAACCCGCTAGCCTGGTACGACGAGCACGGCATCACGCTGCACCTGGGCAGGAAGGTGGTGGACGTGGACCGTCGCCGGCGCATCGTCATCGCCGAAGACGGCACCACGGCGGCGTACGACCGGCTGCTGCTGGCCACCGGCTCCACGCCTTTCATCCTGCCGGTACCGGGCAAGGACCTCGAAGGCGTGATGGCCTACCGCGACATCGAGGACACCCACGCGATGATCGAGGCGGCGCGCAAGTACCGGCACGCGGTGGTGATCGGCGGCGGCCTGCTGGGGCTGGAGGCGGCCAACGGGCTGCTGCGGCGCGGCATGCAGGTCACGGTGGTGCACCTGCACGCCTGGCTGATGGAACGCCAGCTCGACGAGACGGCCGCGAAACTGCTGCAGCAGTCGCTGGAGGCGCGCGGGCTGGAGTTCCGCATGGGCACGCAGACGGCCGCGCTGATCGGCGACCGCGACGGTGGCCTGGCCGGCCGCGTGAAGGCGGTACGCTTCCAGGATGGCAGCGAAGTGCCGGCCGACCTGGTGGTGATGGCCGCGGGCATCCGGCCCAACACCGAACTGGCCGAGAAGATCGGGCTGCACTGCCAGCGCGGCGTCGTCGTCACCGACACGATGCAGACCGTCACCGATCCGCGCATCTACGCGGTCGGCGAATGCGCGGCGCACCGCGGCATCGCCTACGGGCTGGTCGCGCCGCTGTTCGAGCAGGGCAAGGTGTGCGCGACGCACCTGGCCGAGTTCGGCATCGGCCGCTGCACCGGATCGCAGGTCTCGACCAAGCTGAAGGTGACCGGCATCGACCTGTTCTCGGCGGGCGACTTCATGGGCAGCGCCGACACCGAGGAGATCGTGATGAGCGATCCGGCCGGCGGCGTGTACAAGAAGCTCGTGCTCAAGGACGACCGGCTGGTCGGCGCCTGCCTGTACGGCGACACGGTCGACGGCGCCTGGTACTTCAAGCTGCTGCGCGAGGGCCGCAAGGTGGCCGACATCCGCGACCGGCTGATGTTCGGCGAGTCGCACATCGGCGATGCCGGCCACGAAGGCCACAACCGGGCCGCGGCGATGGCCGACAGCGACGAAGTGTGCGGCTGCAACGGCATGACCAAGGGCACGATCTGCAAGGCGATCAAGGAGAAGGGCCTGTTCACGCTGGAGGACGTGCGCAGGCACACCAAGGCCAGCGCCTCGTGCGGCTCCTGCTCCGGCCTGGTCGAGCAGCTGCTGATGTTCACGGCCGGGGGCGACTATTCCGCCACTCCGACGAAGAAGGCCATGTGCGGCTGCACCGACCGCAGCCACGACGAGGTGCGCCGGGCGATCCGCGAGCACCGGCTGCTGACCATCGCCGATGTCTACCGCTTCCTCGAATGGCGCACGCCCGACGGCTGCGCGAGCTGCCGCCCCGCGGTGAACTACTACCTGATCAGCACCTGGCCCAAGGAGGCGCAGGACGACCCGCAGTCGCGCTTCATCGACGAGCGCTCGCACGCCAACATCCAGAAGGACGGCAGCTACTCGGTGGTGCCGCGCATGTGGGGCGGCGAGACCACGGCCGACGAACTGCGCCGCATCGCCGACGTGGTCGAGAAGTACCGCATCCCCACGGTCAAGGTCACCGGAGGCCAGCGCATCGACCTGCTCGGCGTGAAGAAGGAGGACCTGGTGCATGTCTGGCGCGACCTGGGCATGCCCTCGGGCCACGCCTACGCCAAGGCGCTGCGCACCGTGAAGACCTGCGTGGGCAGCGAATGGTGCCGCTTCGGCACCCAGGACAGCACGCAGATGGGCAAGGACCTGGAACGCGCGCTGTGGCGCATGTACGCCCCGCACAAGGTCAAGCTGGCCGTCAGCGGTTGCCCGCGCAACTGCGCCGAGGCCGGCATCAAGGACGTCGGCGTGATCGGCGTGGATTCGGGCTGGGAGATCCACGTCGGCGGCAACGGCGGCATCAAGACCGAGGTGGCGCAGTTCTTCTGCAAGGTGCGGACGCCCGCCGAGGTGCTGGAGTACTGCGGCGCCTTCCTGCAGCTGTACCGCGAGAAAGGCTGGTACCTGGAACGCACCGTGCACTTCATTGCCCGCGTGGGGCTGGACTACGTCAAGCGGCGCGTGCTCGAGGACCACGAGGGCCGCAAGGCGCTGTGGGAGCGCCTGCAGTTCGCGCTCGACGGCGAGCCCGATCCCTGGTCCGAGTTCGACAAGGCGCGCGTCGACACGCGCCAGTTCGACCCGCTGACCGTCTGA
- a CDS encoding GGDEF domain-containing protein, whose translation MLAAAEQIPSGIYVKDDQGRYLYANAAAARLLGTTPAQVLGRTDGELLPDEHAVALRAADQAALSQQRLVLRDDKLPEAGGGVLEVQAARLPLADGRLCGVWTDLTELRRAQGQLRRALNQLEIQQRQNEELRQELRDQAVRDPLTGVYNRHHFDEQLRREVDLSMREHREFALVYVQVDAYADFVARHGMAAGERVLQAVGQLLRSNTRAMDAPCRLGEDRFAVLLSGVGLATAHTRMESVRRQCEAHIVMLEGAELRFTVSMGVASFPHTTQDREALLRAAEGALEQARRRGSNCVMPATIPFTQPARPL comes from the coding sequence TTGCTGGCCGCTGCCGAACAGATCCCTTCCGGCATCTACGTGAAGGACGATCAGGGCCGCTACCTCTACGCCAATGCGGCGGCTGCCCGGCTGCTCGGCACCACGCCGGCACAGGTGCTGGGACGCACCGACGGCGAGCTGCTGCCCGACGAGCATGCCGTCGCGTTGCGGGCCGCCGACCAGGCGGCCCTGTCGCAGCAGCGGCTCGTGCTGCGCGACGACAAGCTGCCCGAAGCGGGCGGCGGCGTGCTGGAAGTGCAGGCGGCGCGCCTGCCGCTGGCCGACGGACGGCTGTGCGGCGTGTGGACCGACCTGACCGAGCTGCGGCGCGCCCAGGGCCAGCTGCGCCGCGCGCTGAACCAGCTCGAGATCCAGCAGCGCCAGAACGAGGAGCTGCGCCAGGAACTGCGCGACCAGGCCGTGCGCGATCCGCTCACGGGCGTCTACAACCGCCACCACTTCGACGAGCAGCTGCGTCGCGAGGTCGACCTGTCGATGCGCGAACACCGCGAGTTCGCGCTGGTCTATGTGCAGGTCGATGCCTATGCGGATTTCGTCGCCCGGCACGGCATGGCCGCGGGCGAGCGGGTGCTGCAGGCGGTGGGTCAGCTGCTGCGCAGCAACACGCGAGCGATGGACGCGCCGTGTCGCCTGGGCGAGGACCGCTTCGCGGTGCTGCTGTCGGGCGTCGGCCTGGCGACAGCGCACACCCGCATGGAGAGCGTGCGGCGCCAGTGCGAGGCGCACATCGTGATGCTGGAAGGCGCGGAGTTGCGCTTCACGGTCTCGATGGGCGTGGCGAGCTTCCCGCACACCACGCAGGACCGCGAAGCCTTGCTCAGGGCCGCCGAAGGCGCGCTCGAGCAGGCCCGGCGTCGCGGCAGCAACTGCGTGATGCCGGCGACGATCCCGTTCACTCAGCCGGCCAGGCCCTTGTAG
- a CDS encoding sulfite exporter TauE/SafE family protein — protein sequence MACRAVLAGVRLNLEWQFVAELLVLGSFTGFLAGLLGIGGGMLMVPFLTLILSHRGVADGLAVKMAIATSMSTILFTSISSVRAHHKRGAVRWDLVRGMGPGIVIGGLIAGAGVFAALKGAWLALLFALFVGFSATQMLLDKKPAPSRQMPGPLGQTAVGSGIGFLSGLVGAGGGFVSVPFMTWCNVPMHNAVATSAALGFPIALANTVGYVVGGWNLPSPLPGAMGYLYLPALCVIVVASVLFAPLGAKAAHAMNVRQLKRAFACVLYLLAAYMLYKGLAG from the coding sequence ATGGCGTGCCGTGCTGTCCTTGCTGGAGTCCGCTTGAATCTCGAATGGCAGTTTGTCGCCGAGCTGCTGGTGCTCGGTTCGTTCACCGGCTTCCTGGCCGGCCTGCTGGGCATCGGTGGCGGCATGCTGATGGTGCCGTTCCTGACGCTGATCCTGTCCCACCGCGGCGTGGCCGACGGACTGGCGGTCAAGATGGCCATCGCCACCTCGATGTCGACCATCCTGTTCACCTCGATCTCCAGCGTGCGTGCGCACCACAAGCGCGGTGCGGTGCGCTGGGACCTGGTGCGCGGCATGGGCCCGGGCATCGTGATCGGCGGTCTGATCGCCGGCGCCGGCGTGTTTGCCGCACTCAAGGGCGCGTGGCTGGCCCTGCTGTTCGCGCTGTTCGTGGGCTTCTCGGCCACGCAGATGCTGCTCGACAAGAAGCCGGCGCCGTCGCGCCAGATGCCGGGACCGCTCGGCCAGACCGCGGTGGGCAGCGGCATCGGCTTCCTGTCCGGGCTGGTGGGTGCCGGCGGCGGGTTCGTCTCGGTGCCTTTCATGACCTGGTGCAACGTGCCGATGCACAACGCCGTGGCCACCAGCGCGGCTCTGGGCTTCCCGATCGCGCTGGCCAACACCGTCGGCTACGTGGTGGGCGGCTGGAACCTGCCCAGCCCCCTGCCCGGCGCGATGGGCTATCTCTACCTGCCGGCGCTGTGCGTGATCGTGGTGGCCAGCGTGCTGTTCGCGCCGCTCGGGGCGAAGGCCGCGCACGCGATGAACGTCAGGCAGCTCAAGCGCGCCTTCGCCTGCGTGCTGTACCTGCTGGCCGCCTACATGCTCTACAAGGGCCTGGCCGGCTGA
- a CDS encoding EVE domain-containing protein — protein sequence MPSPRYWLMKSEPDECSIDDLARAPGQQVPWTGVRNYQARNFMRDAMRIGDGVLFYHSSCPEPGIAGIAEVASTAYPDATQFDPGSPYHDPKSSPEAPRWVHVDVKLVRKTRLLPLKEMRATPALATMQVLRPGNRLSITPVTPEEWRAVLSLLESA from the coding sequence ATGCCCTCCCCCCGGTACTGGTTGATGAAGAGCGAGCCCGACGAGTGCTCGATCGACGATCTTGCACGCGCCCCGGGCCAGCAGGTGCCGTGGACCGGCGTGCGCAACTACCAGGCGCGCAACTTCATGCGCGATGCGATGCGCATCGGCGACGGCGTGCTGTTCTACCATTCCTCCTGCCCCGAGCCCGGCATTGCCGGCATCGCGGAGGTCGCCTCCACGGCCTATCCGGATGCCACGCAGTTCGATCCCGGCAGTCCCTACCACGACCCGAAGTCGTCGCCTGAAGCGCCGCGCTGGGTGCACGTGGACGTGAAGCTGGTGCGCAAGACCCGGCTGCTGCCGCTCAAGGAAATGCGTGCGACGCCTGCGCTGGCCACGATGCAGGTGCTGCGCCCGGGCAACCGTCTGTCGATCACGCCGGTCACGCCCGAGGAATGGCGTGCCGTGCTGTCCTTGCTGGAGTCCGCTTGA
- a CDS encoding cell division protein ZapA, with amino-acid sequence MKQIEVTIMGQSYILGCAEGGEAALLEAVNHVDREMCAIRDAGKVKARERIAVLAALNIAYELAERPTPPRAPAPAQDTAAAGTTTQHDIAALIRRIDEALGQDGQLL; translated from the coding sequence ATGAAGCAGATCGAAGTCACGATCATGGGACAGAGCTACATCCTCGGCTGCGCCGAGGGAGGCGAGGCGGCCCTGCTGGAAGCGGTCAACCATGTCGACCGCGAGATGTGCGCGATCCGCGATGCCGGCAAGGTCAAGGCGCGCGAACGCATCGCGGTGCTGGCGGCGCTCAACATCGCCTACGAGCTGGCCGAGCGGCCCACGCCGCCGCGCGCGCCGGCCCCGGCCCAGGACACCGCGGCGGCCGGCACGACCACCCAGCACGATATCGCGGCGCTGATCCGTCGCATCGACGAAGCCCTCGGGCAGGACGGGCAACTGCTCTGA
- the zapB gene encoding cell division protein ZapB, translating into MSQIDELVERVERLLVRYEELQRTNALLEQQLAGMTAERDSLRSRLNAARARIDALLERLPEPLAVPDPSDKEAG; encoded by the coding sequence ATGTCACAGATCGACGAACTCGTGGAACGCGTGGAACGCCTGCTGGTGCGCTACGAGGAACTGCAGCGGACCAACGCCCTGCTGGAACAGCAGCTCGCGGGCATGACGGCCGAGCGGGACAGCCTGCGCTCGCGCCTGAACGCCGCGCGGGCCCGCATCGACGCGCTGCTCGAGCGCCTGCCCGAGCCGCTCGCCGTTCCCGATCCCAGCGACAAGGAGGCCGGATGA
- the nth gene encoding endonuclease III produces the protein MRVQDIEPFFATLQAANPEPRTELEYSTPFELLTAVLLSAQATDAGVNKATRRLFPVANTPQQILELGYDGLCEYIKTIGLYRSKAKHLLETCRILIERHGGEVPRTREELEALPGVGRKTANVVLNVAFSEPTMAVDTHIFRVSNRTGLAPGKTPLQVELKLLRRVPPQYLVHAHHWLILHGRYVCLARKPQCWKCQVARYCDFKPKTPPPDA, from the coding sequence ATGCGCGTGCAGGACATCGAACCCTTCTTCGCCACGCTCCAGGCGGCGAACCCCGAACCCCGGACCGAGCTCGAGTACAGCACCCCCTTCGAGCTGCTCACCGCGGTGCTGCTGTCGGCGCAGGCCACCGACGCCGGCGTCAACAAGGCGACGCGGCGGCTGTTCCCGGTGGCCAACACCCCGCAGCAGATCCTCGAGCTGGGCTACGACGGACTGTGCGAGTACATCAAGACCATCGGGCTGTACCGCAGCAAGGCCAAGCACCTGCTGGAGACCTGCCGCATCCTGATCGAGCGGCACGGCGGCGAGGTGCCGCGCACCCGCGAGGAGCTGGAGGCGCTGCCCGGCGTGGGCCGCAAGACCGCCAACGTGGTGCTCAACGTCGCGTTCAGCGAGCCGACGATGGCGGTGGACACCCACATCTTCCGGGTCAGCAACCGCACCGGGCTGGCGCCCGGCAAGACGCCGCTGCAGGTCGAGCTCAAGCTGCTGCGCCGCGTGCCGCCCCAGTACCTGGTGCACGCGCACCACTGGCTGATCCTGCACGGGCGCTACGTCTGCCTCGCGCGCAAGCCGCAGTGCTGGAAATGCCAGGTGGCGCGCTACTGCGACTTCAAGCCCAAGACGCCGCCGCCCGACGCCTGA
- the rsxB gene encoding electron transport complex subunit RsxB: MSQPPVSVDAIDALLPQTQCTRCGYPDCRSYAEAIAQGQAAINRCPPGGAEGIARLAALTGRPVADLDPECGQEGPRKLAVIDEAWCIGCTLCIKACPVDAIVGANKLMHSVVGPLCTGCELCVPVCPVDCIALVDATPGRTGWQAWSPEQAAQARERYAFHRQRVERDRREHEERLAAKAQHKLEHLAEESKLTDPQELDRKRAVIEAALARARERMRKAG, encoded by the coding sequence ATGTCCCAGCCTCCCGTCAGTGTCGACGCGATCGACGCCCTGCTGCCCCAGACGCAGTGCACCCGCTGCGGCTACCCCGACTGCCGCAGCTACGCCGAAGCCATCGCACAGGGGCAGGCGGCGATCAACCGCTGCCCGCCCGGCGGCGCGGAAGGCATCGCCCGGCTCGCGGCACTGACGGGGCGCCCCGTCGCGGACCTCGACCCGGAATGCGGGCAGGAAGGCCCGCGCAAGCTGGCGGTGATCGACGAGGCCTGGTGCATCGGCTGCACGCTGTGCATCAAGGCCTGCCCGGTGGACGCCATCGTCGGCGCGAACAAGCTGATGCACAGCGTCGTCGGGCCGCTGTGCACCGGCTGCGAGCTGTGCGTGCCGGTGTGCCCGGTCGACTGCATCGCGCTGGTGGACGCGACGCCCGGACGCACCGGCTGGCAGGCCTGGAGTCCGGAACAGGCCGCGCAGGCCCGCGAGCGCTACGCCTTCCATCGCCAGCGCGTCGAACGCGACCGGCGCGAGCACGAGGAGCGCCTGGCGGCCAAGGCGCAGCACAAGCTGGAGCACCTGGCGGAGGAATCGAAGCTCACCGACCCGCAGGAGCTGGACCGCAAGCGCGCCGTCATCGAGGCCGCGCTGGCCCGCGCACGCGAGCGCATGCGCAAGGCCGGCTGA
- a CDS encoding polyhydroxyalkanoate depolymerase, whose protein sequence is MLYQIYETQRALLTPFSEFASASAKLYSHPLSPFTHAFGAERIAAGFDLLHRLAKEYEKPPFDITSVQVNGVDVAVQERVALEKPFCRLLRFKRFTDDPKLLPKMKDQPTVLVVAPLSGHHATLLRDTVRMLLRDHKVYITDWIDARMVPAEVGPFHLDDYVEYVQEFIRHIGPHVHVMSVCQPTVPVLAAISLMATRGEQTPRSMTMMGGPIDARRSPTAVNNLATTRSYEWFENNVIYRVPPNYPGAGRRVYPGFLQYTGFVAMNPDRHVSSHYDYFLDLVRGDGDSAEAHRRFYDEYNAVLDMPAEYYLDTIKTVFQDFALVNGTWRVRGELVRPQDIKATALLTIEGELDDISGAGQTRAAHDLCTGIPKKEQPHYVVEGAGHYGIFSGRRWREKVYPVVRDFIARHDR, encoded by the coding sequence ATGCTGTACCAGATCTACGAAACCCAGCGCGCGCTGCTGACGCCGTTCTCGGAGTTCGCCAGCGCCTCGGCCAAGCTCTACAGCCACCCCCTGTCGCCCTTCACGCACGCCTTCGGGGCCGAGCGCATCGCCGCGGGCTTCGACCTGCTGCACCGGCTGGCCAAGGAGTACGAGAAGCCGCCGTTCGACATCACCTCGGTGCAGGTCAACGGCGTGGACGTGGCGGTGCAGGAACGCGTCGCACTGGAGAAGCCCTTCTGCCGGCTGCTGCGCTTCAAGCGCTTCACCGACGACCCGAAGCTGCTGCCCAAGATGAAGGACCAGCCCACCGTGCTGGTGGTGGCGCCGCTATCGGGACACCACGCGACCCTGCTGCGCGACACGGTGCGCATGCTGCTGCGCGACCACAAGGTCTACATCACCGACTGGATCGACGCGCGCATGGTGCCGGCGGAGGTCGGCCCCTTCCACCTGGATGACTACGTGGAGTACGTGCAGGAGTTCATCCGCCACATCGGCCCGCACGTGCACGTGATGTCGGTGTGCCAGCCCACCGTGCCGGTGCTGGCCGCGATCTCGCTGATGGCCACGCGCGGCGAGCAGACGCCCCGCTCGATGACCATGATGGGCGGGCCGATCGACGCCCGCAGGAGCCCGACCGCGGTCAACAACCTGGCCACGACGCGCAGCTACGAGTGGTTCGAGAACAACGTGATCTACCGGGTGCCGCCGAACTACCCCGGTGCCGGCCGGCGCGTCTACCCGGGCTTCCTGCAGTACACCGGGTTCGTCGCGATGAACCCGGACCGGCACGTCAGCTCGCACTACGACTATTTCCTCGACCTGGTGCGCGGCGACGGCGACAGCGCCGAGGCCCACCGCAGGTTCTACGACGAGTACAACGCGGTGCTCGACATGCCGGCCGAGTACTACCTCGACACCATCAAGACGGTGTTCCAGGACTTCGCGCTGGTCAACGGCACCTGGCGCGTGCGCGGCGAGCTGGTGCGCCCCCAGGACATCAAGGCCACCGCGCTGCTGACCATCGAGGGCGAGCTGGACGACATCTCCGGCGCGGGGCAGACGCGCGCGGCGCACGACCTGTGCACCGGCATCCCGAAGAAGGAGCAGCCGCACTACGTGGTCGAAGGCGCCGGCCACTACGGCATCTTCTCCGGCCGGCGCTGGCGCGAGAAGGTCTACCCCGTGGTGCGCGACTTCATCGCCCGACACGACAGGTGA
- a CDS encoding aromatic amino acid transaminase, with product MASLFAAVEMAPRDPILGLNEQFNADPNPNKVNLGVGVYYDDNGKLPLLKCVAAAEKQLLEAPKARGYLPIDGIAAYDKAVQGLVFGADSEAVKGGRIATVQGLGGTGGLKVGADFLKKINPGAQVLISDPSWENHRALFEAAGFAVGTYPYYDAAKRGINFEGMLAALNAAPAGTIVVLHACCHNPTGYDLTPEQWKQVVEAIKARNLVPFLDMAYQGFGEGIAEDGAVIGLFLDAGLDFFVSTSFSKSFSLYGERVGALSVVAASKEEADRVLSQLKRVIRTNYSNPPTHGAQVVATVLTSPELRQLWEEELAGMRQRIKQMRAALVEKLKAAGVKQDMGFITQQKGMFSYSGLTKEQMQRLRSEFGVYGVDSGRICVAALNSKNLDYVAQAIAKVC from the coding sequence ATGGCCTCGCTTTTCGCCGCGGTCGAAATGGCCCCTCGCGACCCGATCCTGGGCCTGAACGAACAATTCAACGCCGATCCCAACCCCAACAAGGTGAACCTGGGCGTGGGCGTCTATTACGACGACAACGGCAAGCTGCCGCTGCTCAAGTGCGTGGCCGCGGCCGAAAAGCAGCTGCTGGAGGCCCCCAAGGCGCGCGGCTACCTGCCCATCGACGGCATCGCCGCCTATGACAAGGCCGTGCAGGGCCTGGTGTTCGGCGCCGACAGCGAGGCGGTCAAGGGCGGCCGCATCGCCACCGTGCAGGGCCTGGGCGGCACCGGCGGCCTGAAGGTCGGGGCCGACTTCCTCAAGAAGATCAACCCCGGCGCGCAGGTGCTGATCAGCGACCCGAGCTGGGAAAACCACCGCGCGCTGTTCGAGGCGGCGGGCTTTGCCGTCGGCACCTACCCCTACTACGACGCGGCCAAGCGCGGCATCAACTTCGAAGGCATGCTGGCCGCGCTGAACGCCGCGCCGGCCGGCACCATCGTCGTGCTGCACGCCTGCTGCCACAACCCCACCGGCTACGACCTGACCCCCGAGCAGTGGAAGCAGGTCGTCGAGGCGATCAAGGCGCGCAACCTGGTGCCCTTCCTCGACATGGCCTACCAGGGCTTCGGCGAAGGCATCGCGGAAGACGGCGCGGTGATCGGCCTGTTCCTGGACGCCGGCCTGGACTTCTTCGTCTCGACCTCGTTCTCCAAGAGCTTCTCGCTGTACGGCGAGCGCGTCGGCGCCCTGAGCGTGGTCGCAGCCAGCAAGGAAGAGGCCGACCGCGTGCTGAGCCAGCTCAAGCGCGTGATCCGCACCAACTACTCCAACCCGCCGACCCACGGTGCCCAGGTGGTCGCCACCGTGCTGACCTCTCCCGAGCTGCGCCAGCTGTGGGAGGAGGAACTGGCCGGCATGCGCCAGCGCATCAAGCAGATGCGTGCGGCGCTGGTCGAGAAGCTGAAGGCCGCCGGCGTCAAGCAGGACATGGGCTTCATCACCCAGCAGAAGGGCATGTTCAGCTACTCGGGCCTGACCAAGGAGCAGATGCAGCGCCTGCGCAGCGAGTTCGGCGTCTACGGCGTGGATTCCGGCCGCATCTGCGTGGCGGCGCTCAACAGCAAGAACCTGGACTACGTCGCCCAGGCGATCGCCAAGGTCTGCTGA